The Gordonia sp. KTR9 genome contains a region encoding:
- a CDS encoding MFS transporter, whose amino-acid sequence MVSDESETERPSGGTHLAVAAVIAGVVAYSLLQSMLVPVLPALRDKFEVSTPDAAWILTGFLLSSAVSTPMMGRIGDIRGLKRTYLTALYFLTAGAVIAAFASTSAVAIAGRVLQGVGGGVIPLAYGILRAILPSRRLPTMIGVVGGVAGISNAIGTVLAGPILQYLGYAWLFLIPAAFCIVSGILVATVVPTVAPRSEAKINVVAGLLFCAWLSTLLITLGQGSTWGWMSSQVIMATAIAVVTCAIWIAVELRSSSPLIDLRLMVSHQAVAASHAISLLLGFTLFGVFALLPAFLQDAQAGFGLASATVGFYMVALSLGMFTVGFLAGRLIRVLRSRWMVAIGAMAVGLALLALGLWNVSPIAVWCLTLVMGLGFGGCFPAISTVVVMSVDPADTGQAGGVNANLRTIGGAVGTVAVTGLMSVASPMSPAGGFSVGFGVLAVAATAVSFCAVVFLPRRRGGGFDAARNRK is encoded by the coding sequence ATGGTGTCTGACGAGTCCGAGACCGAACGTCCGTCGGGCGGTACCCATCTCGCGGTCGCGGCCGTGATCGCGGGGGTTGTCGCCTACTCGCTCCTGCAGTCCATGCTCGTGCCCGTACTCCCGGCGCTCCGCGACAAGTTCGAGGTGAGTACTCCGGACGCGGCGTGGATACTGACAGGCTTCCTGCTGTCGTCGGCGGTCAGCACGCCGATGATGGGGCGGATTGGGGACATACGCGGACTGAAGCGAACGTATCTCACTGCCTTGTACTTCTTGACGGCCGGAGCTGTCATCGCAGCCTTCGCGTCGACATCGGCAGTGGCTATCGCCGGACGGGTCCTCCAAGGGGTCGGTGGCGGTGTGATCCCGCTGGCCTACGGCATCCTGAGGGCGATCCTTCCGAGCCGGCGACTTCCGACGATGATCGGCGTGGTAGGCGGCGTCGCTGGGATCAGCAATGCGATCGGAACGGTTCTCGCCGGACCGATCCTGCAGTATCTCGGGTATGCATGGTTGTTCTTGATTCCTGCTGCTTTCTGCATCGTTTCGGGAATCCTTGTTGCGACCGTGGTGCCCACCGTCGCCCCTCGTTCCGAGGCAAAGATCAATGTCGTGGCCGGCCTGCTCTTCTGCGCTTGGTTGTCGACCCTGCTGATAACACTCGGACAGGGGAGCACCTGGGGTTGGATGTCGTCGCAAGTCATCATGGCGACCGCGATCGCTGTCGTGACATGTGCGATCTGGATCGCCGTGGAACTCAGGTCATCCAGTCCGCTGATCGACCTGCGGCTCATGGTCTCGCACCAGGCCGTGGCGGCTTCGCATGCGATCTCGCTGCTTCTCGGATTCACGCTTTTCGGTGTCTTCGCGCTTCTTCCCGCTTTCCTCCAGGATGCACAAGCCGGTTTCGGCCTGGCGAGTGCGACCGTCGGCTTTTACATGGTGGCGTTGAGTCTCGGCATGTTTACAGTGGGTTTCCTGGCGGGCCGACTCATTCGTGTCCTGCGTTCGAGGTGGATGGTGGCAATCGGCGCGATGGCGGTCGGTCTTGCGCTCCTCGCGCTCGGACTGTGGAACGTATCGCCGATCGCGGTGTGGTGCCTGACCCTGGTGATGGGTCTCGGCTTCGGTGGCTGCTTTCCGGCCATCTCCACGGTTGTCGTGATGTCTGTCGACCCTGCGGACACCGGGCAGGCGGGGGGCGTCAACGCGAACCTGCGCACCATCGGAGGCGCTGTGGGGACTGTGGCCGTGACCGGACTGATGTCGGTGGCCTCTCCGATGAGCCCCGCGGGTGGCTTCTCCGTCGGCTTTGGCGTGCTGGCCGTCGCCGCGACCGCGGTCTCGTTTTGCGCCGTCGTGTTCTTACCGCGTCGGCGCGGGGGCGGTTTCGACGCCGCTCGGAATCGAAAGTAG
- a CDS encoding FAD-dependent oxidoreductase — translation MAHVITRPCCNDASCVSVCPVNCIHPTPGEPEFFTAEMLYIDPETCIDCGACIDECPVEAIVPDDQIDSHTEPYLQINADYYTDHDVEGGLVSPTKSPPLPDEPLHVAIVGAGPAAFYAAEELVRRQSVKVDMFDRLPTPYGLVRAGVAPDHALTKGVEKTFASIAAKRNFDYHLNVEVGKHISHDELVARYHAVIYAVGAATDRRLGVDGEDLDGSIPATQFVAWYNGHPDYADLDVDLSAERAVVIGNGNVALDVARILVTDPEVLAKTDIADHALAKLRKSNVREVVLVARRGVAHAAYTNSEFLALSEVDGVDVVIDPADLVFDEATRAGLDDDSLDSTIATKIRLAREFAEKPTTEGNRRIVFRFLTSPIALGGGRVVETVSLVRNEYTSGAGAVGVAPTDQHTEIEAGLVLRAIGYRGVPVTDLPFDELRTVVPNSEGRVLTEAGGEVIGGVYVAGWIKRGASGGIGMNRSCGQETAAAVLADFVDGKLSAPATARADVADLVADRGARRIDLTGWKNIDAVEKGAGKAAGRRRLKLVRLTDLETAATGDAH, via the coding sequence ATGGCGCACGTGATCACCCGGCCATGCTGCAACGACGCCTCGTGCGTCAGCGTGTGTCCGGTGAATTGCATCCACCCGACCCCGGGGGAGCCGGAATTCTTCACGGCGGAGATGTTGTACATCGACCCCGAGACGTGCATCGACTGCGGTGCATGCATCGACGAGTGCCCAGTCGAGGCCATCGTGCCCGACGACCAGATCGACTCTCACACAGAGCCTTATCTGCAGATCAACGCGGATTACTACACGGACCACGACGTCGAGGGCGGACTGGTGTCGCCGACGAAGTCGCCGCCGCTGCCGGACGAACCACTGCACGTCGCGATCGTGGGTGCCGGGCCGGCCGCCTTCTACGCCGCCGAGGAGCTTGTCCGGCGGCAGAGCGTCAAGGTCGACATGTTCGATCGCCTCCCGACGCCATACGGTCTCGTACGGGCAGGTGTCGCTCCTGACCACGCGCTCACCAAGGGCGTCGAGAAGACCTTCGCCTCGATCGCGGCCAAGCGGAACTTCGACTACCACCTCAACGTCGAGGTGGGAAAACACATCAGCCACGACGAGTTGGTAGCGCGCTATCACGCGGTGATTTACGCCGTCGGCGCGGCCACCGACAGGCGACTCGGCGTCGACGGTGAGGATCTGGACGGTTCGATCCCGGCCACCCAGTTCGTGGCCTGGTACAACGGCCACCCGGACTACGCCGATCTCGACGTCGACCTCTCCGCCGAGCGGGCCGTGGTCATCGGCAACGGCAACGTCGCCCTTGACGTAGCGCGCATCCTGGTCACCGACCCCGAGGTCCTGGCGAAGACCGACATCGCTGACCATGCCCTGGCGAAGCTGCGTAAGTCGAACGTGCGCGAGGTCGTGCTCGTCGCGCGTCGTGGTGTCGCGCACGCCGCGTACACGAACAGCGAATTCCTGGCACTAAGTGAGGTCGACGGCGTCGACGTGGTCATCGACCCCGCCGATCTGGTCTTCGACGAGGCGACCCGGGCCGGACTCGACGATGATTCCCTGGACTCCACGATCGCCACCAAGATCCGACTCGCGCGCGAGTTCGCGGAGAAGCCGACGACCGAGGGCAACCGGCGCATCGTCTTCCGGTTCCTGACCTCGCCCATCGCCCTGGGCGGCGGCCGGGTGGTCGAGACGGTGTCGCTCGTGCGTAACGAATACACGTCGGGAGCCGGTGCGGTCGGCGTTGCGCCGACCGATCAGCACACCGAGATCGAGGCGGGGCTGGTGCTGCGCGCCATCGGGTACCGAGGCGTGCCGGTCACCGACCTGCCGTTCGACGAGCTGCGGACCGTGGTGCCCAACTCCGAGGGCCGGGTCCTGACCGAGGCCGGCGGCGAGGTGATCGGCGGGGTGTATGTCGCCGGCTGGATCAAGCGTGGCGCGTCCGGCGGCATCGGCATGAATCGCAGCTGCGGTCAGGAGACCGCCGCAGCCGTCCTGGCGGACTTTGTCGACGGCAAGCTCAGCGCTCCGGCCACCGCCCGCGCTGATGTTGCCGACCTCGTCGCCGATCGGGGAGCCCGTCGCATCGATCTGACGGGCTGGAAGAACATCGACGCCGTGGAGAAGGGCGCAGGTAAGGCTGCAGGCCGCCGCCGGCTCAAGCTCGTGCGGCTGACCGATCTCGAGACCGCTGCCACCGGCGATGCGCACTGA
- a CDS encoding SDR family oxidoreductase has protein sequence MNPASEDRSLEGRTVIMSGGSRGIGEAIAVRAARRGANVAMIAKTTEPHPKLPGTIYTAAAAVEEAGGKALPLVGDIRDDDSVADAVARTAAEFGGIDIVVNNASALDLTPTEHISMKKYDLMQDINARGAFLLTKTAIPHLRRSANGHVLTLSPPINLDPKWFGEIGTAYTISKFAMSLVTIGLSAELAEDGIAVNSLWPRTTIDTAAVRNILGEKLVSRSRTPGIMADAAMSIITRPSSEATGNCFIDDEVLAADGIVDLSGYRVAPGEEELELDFWME, from the coding sequence ATGAACCCTGCATCTGAGGACCGGTCGCTCGAAGGGCGCACCGTCATCATGTCGGGCGGAAGTCGGGGTATCGGCGAAGCCATCGCTGTTCGAGCGGCCCGTCGCGGCGCCAACGTGGCGATGATCGCCAAGACGACCGAGCCTCATCCGAAACTGCCGGGCACCATCTACACCGCCGCTGCGGCAGTCGAGGAGGCCGGTGGCAAGGCTCTGCCGCTGGTCGGTGACATCCGTGACGATGACTCCGTGGCAGACGCGGTTGCACGCACGGCCGCAGAGTTCGGCGGGATCGACATCGTTGTCAACAACGCCAGCGCCCTGGACCTGACACCGACCGAACACATCAGCATGAAGAAGTACGACCTGATGCAGGACATCAATGCTCGGGGCGCCTTCCTGCTGACGAAGACCGCGATCCCGCATCTGCGACGCTCGGCCAACGGGCACGTGCTGACCTTGTCGCCGCCGATCAACCTCGACCCGAAATGGTTCGGGGAGATCGGAACCGCGTACACCATCTCGAAGTTCGCGATGTCGCTCGTGACCATCGGCTTGTCGGCCGAGCTCGCGGAGGACGGGATCGCGGTGAACTCGCTGTGGCCGCGCACCACGATCGACACCGCTGCAGTACGGAACATCCTGGGCGAGAAGCTGGTCTCACGCAGCCGCACCCCGGGCATCATGGCCGACGCCGCGATGAGCATCATCACCCGCCCGTCATCAGAGGCCACCGGGAACTGCTTCATCGACGACGAGGTCCTGGCGGCCGACGGCATCGTCGACCTGTCGGGCTATCGAGTCGCCCCTGGTGAGGAAGAACTCGAGCTGGACTTCTGGATGGAGTGA